The nucleotide sequence ccggattacggttcaaattatgcatgacacatacattttttttgtattttgttttaataaaataaaatgggcaaaaatcataaataattaacaaagtgccatgtaaaaatccaaaaattgtacagcatgaccaattgttattatttttttatttcttttggagcgattgtcgcgcgaaacaaaaatcacgtgctcacagagttaaattaggagactaattaataccattaaaactcctaaaatatacataaatggtaattaggtatataaaaggtaattatattaaaagtgaagcatggagggtaatatagtttactATATGACATATGAatgtaaaaatcccaaaaatggtAGGTGCAATGAGTGCAATGAGTCacgatatataaaaaaaataacatcTCTATTTGTTTATTGATTAAGGATTAATAAcaatattgaattaattatgcctTAATAGAAGATTTTCATGCTATGATTCATTATGTATCAAtgaataaagaaaaaacaaatgttACAATAAGATTGTAATTTTCGCTCTTTATTCAgaaaaaattaatataataacTTTAAATTCTCATTCTTTTTTTTCCTATTTCTAACTAAAATAACTACCACTACTTCTTGAACCTAACACAATGAGagtccaaaaagaaataaaaattgtAATCCCACTCAATATACACACCATATCTAATCTTTTTTCTCTCCTTTGTTTCCTTTCCCTCCATAATTTCCTTAATTCCAAGAATTTCTCatacctttctttttcttctccttcttttctcttcttccttcctCCTTCCATAGCCTCTTGTAAAATTACCAAACTATCCTTCCCACATAAAACTTTCCCATCCATGTCCTCCATTTGCATGCTCACTTCCCTCACGTGCAATTCACCTCCTTCCTTCCCTTCGCACGTGACTACTATTCCGCACTGCACCAACCCTCCTCCGTCGCCGGCGTCGGCGCCAGAAGCCATCACCGTCGAATACCGGACCTTCAATTCTCCGGTTAACCAATGTCGCCGGACGGATACCGGCTTCAAACTCGACATATTCACAGCTCGATTTTTCTTTGGATCAATTAAAATCCAGCTCAATTTCATATTCTCCTTTAAACGTGATTTGCATATTCCGTCATCGCCGTCGAATTTCACCGGCGTCGTTACCGTCTCTttatgacccaaaaggtcaactCTAAACGGCGAAGTCATGAACCACCCGCTTTTCGTCTCAGTTTTCACTACTTTTGAGTATAATAaattttcctcaaagtgaatatCAACAGCTGATATCAACTCCGATGTTAAGAAATTTCGGTATTCGGTACGACATATATTAGTATTATTATGGTGGAGGATGGCGGGAAAGGAGTCGGAGAAGAATGACCGGTGACCGGAAGGGAAGGTGGAGATGGCGTTTTGGACTAGAGGATTAGAGGAAGATGGCCAATAAGAGTTGCAAATTTTTTGCCAGAGAATATCATCGGAACAGAGATTTTTAAGTTGTGAAGAAGCGGAACTGGTGGAAATAAGAGTTGGGCCGTCGAGTTTGGTTAAGATTAGGATTTGTATGATGTCGGGATGGACGGCGGTGATCGCCGTCCTTCCGCCGTCGTCAGacgtggtggtggtggtggaacAAGATGACATGAGAATATGTTAACTAActgtataatataatattttttggtGTAGtgaaaaataatgcaagattTTGGAGTTTGAATGGAGGTTTTATATAGGGGTTATGGCAAGGGTTTAATCGTACGTGTatttaataaaagaagaaaaaagaaaatgagtaGTCAAAACCGGCATCTTAAAGGTCTTTATCCATTTATTTCCCACAAAAGTATTATAAATATCTACGTGTGAACTATTTGGCATAtggaaattattaaaaatattttaaacgcGCAATAATTATCCAACAGCCAACAATGTGCAAGAATAATCATTTTGTCTTTTCTATAAAATCTGAATTTCTCTGTAAAGGATCTTCTAATTTTGTTAGATTCTTAAAAAACAATGGGGTAAATGTTGCTTcaaaattattactattattattactactatttaCTAGAACTATAACTGTAGGCTATTTCTTTGGATTAGTAGTTGGTATTTGAAGTCCATTTAATTGGCTGACACAGCCGAATTTGTGCTAAGTTGGCTCGCTAAGCGGTAATGAAAAATTCTTTATTTTCTAGTCTCAAAATTGAAATAGTAGCAAACAAAAACTTAATTAGGTTTATAATTAAAAGTAACACttatatttgaaaggaagaagTGTATTATATATTATTGTTGGATAAATATGAGGAATTTCATAAAGCACTACAATTTAATGGCTAATTATTATACATAACTATAGTATGCCTAATTACTATACATTCGTACCTACTGTTCAATTGTTACCAGCTTGTATTAAGACGTTCAACGAATATAGTATGTGTACGCAATGAATGCAACCAAAGCGAAatatcaggatgtgtatattcgtTCGCGCTACATGAGTGTGTATATTCATTCGCACAATAAATATAACCAaggcaaaatacaaaaatataaaaaaaatagaatgatGTCGAGTCAAATTGAACTACCTATTCCGGCCGGGGAGAACATGCCATTCAACAGGGAGATTCTGAAATTGCAGAGGCTTGGTTCGATCAAGCCGTTGAGTATTGGAAATAGGCTATAGCGCTTACTCCCGATAATTATATTGAAGCGCATAATTGGTTGAAGATCACGAGACTTTTCGAATAAAAGAAGATCCCGTTTATTTATTATCCTTTATTTAGAATCTTAGtctattatttttgatttttctatttagaatttagatatttgttataatttatTGAGACTTAAGCGGATGCTCTAACCAACTAAGCTATAATAGCTTGTTGCTCTTTTCTTTAAGTTCAAAACAATTGATGTCTTGTTTCAATattaaatatgaatgtgctataacATTAAAATATATTATAACTACTAATGGTAATTTTCTGAAAGTATAACTGCgaataataaatataatatatatttgttGTGTCGAAATATCTGGGAGCAAACATAATACTTTTCCAATGACCCAACTCATCCCTTTTTTAGGGTATCCTTTCATCAATGAGAAGATCAAATTGTTTGCACGAAGGGCCACTTACAACAAGTTGAGGACGGCTTTTTGGTCCACAAAAGCTTTTTGAATATTCAAGTCAAGCTGAAGATTGGATTTTAGAACAATTTGAGAATCATATCTCTCTAAATATGTAATTGACTTCtacatttttgaaaattttacagcaatttgtatttttttatcaATATAAAAAACGTTTACGTCACCAAATTATTTAAATGCCGAATACAAGTAGTTATTTCTAGTGAGCTTCAATCACTAACATAAATAAAAGAGATACAAAATCTATTGGAAACGATCAAAGTACACTAAGAATGTAAAAGTATTTAAGTTATCATTTACTCATACCCTAACTTATTTGTGTACTGAAGCTTTGTTATTCAGAGAAGGAACCAGGATTTAATCTTATAAGTTCTGAATTTCAAAACACGATTTCAGGTATTAATAATcggattttaaatttaatatttatacgtATCTAATAAAGTCTAAACATCAAATACACTTGAGCAAAATTTATTGAGTTCGATCAAACTCGTAGGTCGAGTTATGTCTCCGCCCTTGCTGTTATTGTATCATCTCATATTAACTAAAATATTAGAAAGGGATGTTTGTGTAAAATCTACTTAATTCCTAGATATTTATTCGACAATTTGCTAATTTCTTTggaaaaaaaaatgaggaaatcaCTTAGAAGCCGCAAATGCTGTCCTTATCAAattagttagatacaaattgcaaaattagaaggaaaaaagtgGAGTAGTAAGGGAGCTGAATTCTAGAAATCTATGAGGAGTCAAATATGGGggcagcatatatatatatatatatatatatatatatatatatgggggcaGCTAAATCTTACATAAGCTTTTATAATGTCAATCTCTTAACTGACCTTATCTATATCATGCAATTCAAAATGGTACACGTATAAAGATGGCTAGCAATCTTGTCACAAAAAGTTCCACATGTTATTTTAGAATTCTATAATTAATTGTCTAGACAAAATGTTGACACAAATAGATTTAAGATTCTGACTATTAAGTGATCAAATAACTTACATATATTAAATGTGTGAAAATACTAAAACAAATTAagcagaaaataaaaataatttcgaTAATTAGTTTAAGTTACGTTAAATGTATGAAATCGGAGATTAATCTTTCGGGTAAaatgagaaattcaaaaatagccagatttacaattgATCGTtcaaaatagcccagtttcaaaagtaatcgaaatttagccatttttcatgtaaagataaatttgagcgaaaatactgttcaaaacccgaaaaatacgccagtatattatactggagttccagcataagtatgcttgaactccagcatattatactggagttccaggataagtatgctggaactccagcataatatgatggagttccagcataagtacactagaactccagcataatatactggagttccagcaagtataattgtccagtataatatactggagtttggagcaccggtgctccagtctccagtatattatactggagtcagcaaagtataccggtccagcataatatgctggagttcatacacaggtgcaccgaactccagtatattatgctggaccggtctctgttgcagcaaaatagtggctatttttcattgacttcgtaaacgctggctatttttgaatgaccagttcgaaaactggctataccgtgctatttttacaataTTCTATTAGAGTTGTTACCGGAGTACTTAATTGGGAGAATTACATCCCTTGTCACATGGCCCAACAACCCATCAGAAAATAGCCCATGTTTGAAGCTCTTACACAGTATAGCCCAAGTTGtacataatctgaaaattaattttcacCAGTTAGCCCACCACTTATTTCTTCGTTCCCTTTTTTTCTTCGTTCCTCTTTTTTCTTGGTTCTTCTTCTCATTCCCATGTCAGCCTTTGCACCACAAAATTTCTCTACTATTGTtattctccttcaattctttttcagatttcaatGGTTAATTAAGGATTTAAAAAATGAAAGTTACCATTACAAGTGGTTCGAAGATTCGAtttcagaaattgagttttccgATTTGTTCGTTGTTTGGAATGAGTGTTGTCTCAATTGACTGGAATCATCACGATGAATTAAAAACTTAaatttcaagtgatttggagtagatttaggttatatttgagttaaattttagaaATTGAGTTTTTcgatttgttagttgtttggaatgGGTGTTGTCTCAATTGATTGGAATCATCAAGAtgagttcaaaacttaaatttcaaCTAATTTGGAGTAGCTTTAGGctatatttgagttaaattttagaggatgcccaaggaagAAGAACACGTGAAGCTTCATTGATAGGATTTAtttgtataataatgtataatattgtataaatggtatataatagtgtataaacataacttatacactattatatccAAGGTTGATACATTATTTACAGGTATTTGGTGAATTTCtcgcattttcttcttcttcttctcattcttTTTATACACCTATATACATAGTGTATCAAGAATATTTTCACTCTGTCATTATACAtctttatacacttttatacaactatatacatattgtacctctttgtataaaagttataacattgtataaaagtgtataagcaTCGCTGACAAAATTTTTGTACGATTTGCACTTGTAATTCTTGTATAAAACTAGTCCAGATCTCCAGCAAATAACTTCAAACATTGTATACAACATACTTAGACTATTTCTAATAAGTTCAAACAATACCCACTCCAAATTGCTCACAAAATATCGAAATTTAACAAGATTAGCATTAAAGTAGATGAGATTTTAGGTTTCTCGCGTTTGTTTTTGCGTTTTGCAGTTGTGATAGGTATGTATAAACCTGAAGATatacaaaaaaatttaaaaaaacagAGAAGTATTGGTTATGGAAGAAGGCACGAATGAGTGTTGACTGAATGGGGAACtaatttttcttttcagttttgtttgcatatgattctttttcattaattaaattaaatattaatggtgaaaaatgaggagAGAGCTACAATAAGGGTAGGTAGGAATAAGTAAGATTGTTATAATTAGAGggaatgagaaaagaaaagatcttattgatatttggctaCACATTTGCAAACTTGTAATTGGGCTAAAATAGTGCAAGGTTGTAACGAccctgtgagcacctaatttttgacaatatttaatttttttatcacttcttctatgtaaatattttagggggttttaacatacaaatttttagctttgttatactttttattataggttaaaaatacaaaattttagaaggtgaattattactattactattattttatttttattcttatttttaaataataataaaaaatccgaaaaatattatttttttttaaaattttcgggagagatttaaaaaaataagaaaaagggaagtatggaattaaaaaaataaaagtaaagttttgtggaattttttaaaaataaaaagtaaaagaaagttggaattaaaaaataatataaaggtagctgaaaatttaaaaaaatttaaattaaaataaagtagaattttttaaagaaaagtaaaataaagtggattatttttttaagaaaagtaaaataagtggaattctcttttaaaaaggtaaaaaaagtgggattttaaataagataaaagtaattaaagttggaatttaaaaaataaaagtaaaataatgtggtaattctttttataaaaaaagaaaagcaaaatgtaagtgggatttcttttaaataaaaaattttaaaaattaaaaaaaaaatctgaaagtttttgaaaattctcctataaatagaagagaaatatttgaagaaaaaaacAGAAGAGAAGAGGGGAGAatattgagagaaaataaattttcttcttctatgcTAAAGAGAATTTCTACTAGTTTTATTCTTTCTACCTATTTctttcaacaacaaaaaaaaaatatagccaTTCATTACCTTGTTTAAAAACAATACCTCAAAAACAGGAGCTAAATCACAccaaaaatcaaatccaaaagcttcaaactcaATTTAAAAGATAGCCCAAAATACTAGCCCGAAGAGGTCGAAGTCGAGTTCGGTTCGAAAGGTTTCCGCTCGTTGCCTCTGATTGTGGTTCATTTGCACATTAAATTTGATGGTTGTTTGCTCCATATGTATTGAATAAGATCTTCATCTATAAAAGATTCATTCTTTTCTTAACCAATGTTTCCATTATTTTTCTTTCACCGTATTTCCTTttgatttgtatattatattttggttatctaccaacttgaaagatatgaacaaaaaaaatgaagaaagagcaTCAAGAAATAGAATTCGTGAAAGACAGACTGAATTTCTTCATTGAGATTGTAGTTCATAGGGAAAGATAGGAAAATGTATTCAAAATGGAGAGAGAACGATATAATAGCTTGGATCCAAATTAAAGGATGTTAAGTCAATAGCAAATTTGATACCGGCATGGGTGattaggtccataataactcaaatcatatatttcttcaataataattccatattcataaatcatgaccttgcaataatctcaaagtagttttaggaagaaacataatcatggatatttgtagtttgctttaaatTGAATACAATCCTTTTAGAATAATCAAGGCGcgtcatgccaaataaaatctcaaaactcatggccctcatttaattaattttaatccttagaaatcgaggtgtgccatttagttgaattttccatggtcctcgcaaacttgaaagtgcgtagttgctttaggcgcgctatttttttttaaaaaaaaaataatttcctaaactcgagtgtgcattttatgtgacccaaatccaaatctcaacaacgttagataaaatgtgtcgtggaccgtgggtgcatttcatgtgacgtggttcaatacATGTTTTATATGACGttgaattttttcaaaaaaaaaattaattaaaaacggctaataagttaaaaatataccataggttgaaacatgttttaaaaatcagataataggccaattgtaatagtttaagcgaccgtgctagaactgcggaatccgggaatgcctaacaacttttcccgggttaacagaattccctactcagaatttctggttcgcagacttcaaaacgaaagttgaaatttcctcgatttgggatttaaaataaatcggtgacttgggacaccaaataaactatcccaagtggcgactctgaattgaataattaatctcatttcgaataatgtcacttaaattggaaaaactcccttatataccttcgggtgtgtaaaaaagaggtgtgatagctctggcgactctgctggggatccaaacccagaacttcggttcagggttcaataattcgagcttagaataactgttatagttggcttgttttatctgatttttacatgttgagcctaatgtgctaaatgccgcttttaccgctttgatattgtttggactgtatataaattgctacgaaaccctcctctctctgagtcttctaaatcatctgggaagtgtgcacttcgtgtgacttcttttctgttagagtcttatcccaattttagaacgaggttcggacaagttgcaaagccggtgaaacttctatattcccggtacgctgcccccccggctcgagctgtccgctcgggtaagccaggtctataacaataaacctaggtttttaaacctagtataacaagcctcatgccggatccctagtaggaacgtttgtttgcatcatgtgcatttgaccttggagactcaacacaggggttgggtctgtctaggacaggtgtacccaaatgaaaaagaccatcctgatgcatcttacgtgctacttgcgcatctgtttgtttcggcttgcatgttgaccggcttctagaacagaggaagaaaatcaaaaaaaaatcaaaaaatcaaaaaaaataaaataataataatataggagTGAGAGCtaggtatttagaaaattctgaaactctgccgaaattccgGAAAAAAAAAAAGTCATCTCCAAATGAGCCAAAGTTTTCAACTGCCATGTTCTGTCAAAActggcgaactacgcgggtctgattctcaccggatgtgagatacgtaggcaaacctcatcggttccggcccataattttcaaaaacaaaaatccaaaaatattttcctttacttcctctctagaaaagtcttttttttaaaccccaattttcaaaaaatccaaaaaaaaaacatattttccattacttgcttctttagaaactaattgttttttttaaaaaaaatatatatataaaaaattattttcttttactgcttctttagaccctaatagtttttaaaatatatatataaaaatattttcttttaatttcttccaaaaatccaaaaatattttcattcttctttcaaaattgaaaagaaaattcaaaattcaaaaatatttcatttttttagaagaatttctttcataaattcaaaataaaattctaaaaatattttttttcttctttagaagtttttttttctatcaaaattccagaaaaaaaacAGTAAAagtctaaattaaaaaaaatctttcttctttcgaaattcccaaaaaaaaattgaaatcaaaaatattttctttcttctttataagtctttcttgcggaaattaaaatattccaaaaaaaaagagttagtttatttactttatttttggtcttcccgaactacgctagtttgattctcaccggatgtgggatacgtaggcaacccccatcgggtccaacttcatttttgtaaaaatagcccaaaaagaacaaaaaattttgTTTTGATTGTAAATAAGAAGGTGATGTTATTCTTATCTAAAATAgttgaatgtccccaaaagggcgccagaaggccgtttttgcaagaacaaccacctttagtagttttttaaggttttggccgtttagcaaacacagccttaaaatcttcttccctaaagtgctgaaaggccctatttgcaaagccggattttttatgaatttttttttttaaaaaatagtgataaccttttcttgagtcaaaatgagtcataacctttttaaattaaatcaccctaataaatgtgcaggatgagcacagatgaAAACGAACCCTTCGCAACTCTTGAAGagatccccttacagctccacatgtggtggaatgacctagGAAAAGGTAGCCGAGGAACTGTGATAAAAGttttgggtggtcttgtcggactttttaacatcaagccaagattggacgtgattgaagccttgatacctttttgtgATCCGACTCGTAATGTGTTTcgcttttctgattttgagctcacacccacgCTAGAGTAAATTGCGGGTTACGCCGGCCTTAGCGGAAACC is from Nicotiana tabacum cultivar K326 chromosome 18, ASM71507v2, whole genome shotgun sequence and encodes:
- the LOC107812335 gene encoding F-box protein At2g27310 produces the protein MSSCSTTTTTSDDGGRTAITAVHPDIIQILILTKLDGPTLISTSSASSQLKNLCSDDILWQKICNSYWPSSSNPLVQNAISTFPSGHRSFFSDSFPAILHHNNTNICRTEYRNFLTSELISAVDIHFEENLLYSKVVKTETKSGWFMTSPFRVDLLGHKETVTTPVKFDGDDGICKSRLKENMKLSWILIDPKKNRAVNMSSLKPVSVRRHWLTGELKVRYSTVMASGADAGDGGGLVQCGIVVTCEGKEGGELHVREVSMQMEDMDGKVLCGKDSLVILQEAMEGGRKKRKEGEEKERYEKFLELRKLWRERKQRREKRLDMVCILSGITIFISFWTLIVLGSRSSGSYFS